In Arthrobacter ramosus, one DNA window encodes the following:
- a CDS encoding CehA/McbA family metallohydrolase, translating to MTSPCKAHSGDNVSFSPTRRGFLAAALTGAALTLAPVSFAAAATGTSKTKTITGHLDPGAADFVYLPVEVPAGVNKISVSYTYSKPQVASGLLGNACDIGIFDEKGTDFAGKGFRGWSGGFRTEFSISAGETTPGYLPGPIGKGTWNVVLGPYQVAGQGLDYTVNVTLEYGPDVTPFKPQYPPQQIAGRGAAWYRGDAHLHTVYSDGKRTPEEVAAGARAARLDFMISTDHNTPASHGVWGPLAGNDLLILTGEEVTTRNGHYLALGLEPGEWIDWRYRARDKGFEQAAQRIHSSGGIVVPAHPYCPYVACRWKFGYDDADAVEVWTGPWTLDDESSVNTWDSMLAHSVRTGGRWLPAMGNSDAHSVPQVIGFPHNVVNAAALSRDALLDGIRNGRNWIAESADVSVDFHVTAGGKSATVGDRLNVAADAPVTVTAKIAGVPNGVVRFITDEGQTQQVTLPASGQGTSTWVTTPQLAAYVRVEVRHPKIDGTSGSGTEMGTVIPLGPMAALTNPIFLGAS from the coding sequence GTGACTTCACCATGCAAAGCCCATTCGGGCGACAACGTTTCCTTCTCCCCCACCCGGCGCGGCTTCCTGGCCGCCGCACTGACCGGCGCGGCCTTGACCCTGGCCCCGGTTTCGTTCGCCGCAGCCGCTACCGGAACCAGCAAGACCAAGACGATCACCGGCCACCTGGATCCGGGCGCCGCGGACTTCGTCTATTTGCCGGTCGAGGTCCCGGCCGGCGTCAACAAGATCAGCGTTTCGTACACCTACAGCAAGCCACAGGTGGCCTCTGGACTCCTCGGGAACGCCTGCGACATCGGAATCTTCGATGAAAAGGGCACCGACTTTGCCGGCAAGGGCTTCCGTGGCTGGTCAGGCGGTTTCCGCACAGAATTCAGCATCAGCGCCGGCGAAACGACGCCGGGCTACCTGCCAGGACCCATTGGGAAGGGCACGTGGAACGTCGTGCTCGGCCCCTACCAGGTGGCCGGGCAGGGCCTTGACTACACCGTGAACGTCACCCTTGAGTACGGACCCGATGTCACTCCTTTCAAGCCCCAGTACCCGCCGCAGCAGATCGCCGGCCGCGGCGCAGCCTGGTACCGCGGCGATGCGCACCTCCACACTGTCTACTCGGACGGAAAGCGCACCCCCGAGGAAGTCGCAGCCGGCGCCCGCGCCGCGCGTCTCGACTTCATGATCTCCACGGACCACAACACGCCGGCATCGCACGGCGTCTGGGGGCCGCTCGCTGGCAACGATCTGCTCATCCTCACAGGCGAGGAAGTCACCACGCGAAACGGTCACTACCTCGCTCTCGGCCTGGAGCCGGGCGAATGGATCGACTGGCGCTACCGGGCCCGCGACAAGGGGTTCGAGCAGGCAGCCCAGCGGATCCACTCCTCGGGCGGGATTGTTGTGCCGGCTCACCCGTACTGCCCGTATGTCGCCTGCCGCTGGAAGTTCGGCTACGACGACGCCGACGCGGTTGAGGTCTGGACGGGCCCGTGGACCCTGGACGATGAGTCCTCCGTCAACACGTGGGACTCAATGCTGGCCCACTCCGTGCGCACAGGTGGCCGGTGGCTCCCGGCGATGGGCAACAGCGACGCCCACAGCGTCCCGCAGGTCATCGGCTTCCCCCACAACGTGGTCAACGCCGCAGCATTGTCCCGCGATGCCCTGCTTGACGGCATCCGCAACGGCCGGAACTGGATCGCCGAGTCCGCTGACGTCTCGGTGGACTTCCACGTCACGGCCGGCGGCAAGAGCGCGACCGTGGGCGACCGGCTCAACGTCGCGGCAGACGCCCCTGTCACGGTGACGGCAAAAATCGCCGGCGTGCCGAACGGCGTCGTACGCTTCATCACGGATGAAGGCCAGACCCAGCAGGTGACGCTTCCCGCGTCGGGCCAGGGAACGAGCACGTGGGTTACAACCCCGCAGCTCGCGGCGTACGTGCGCGTGGAGGTCCGGCATCCGAAGATCGACGGAACGTCCGGCAGCGGCACGGAGATGGGAACGGTCATCCCGCTCGGTCCCATGGCAGCGTTGACGAACCCGATCTTCCTGGGCGCCAGCTAG
- a CDS encoding APC family permease has product MSNPPALARRLGTFDAVVIGLGSMIGAGVFAAFTPAAAAAGSGLLVGLVVAAAVAFCNATSSAQLAAAYPTSGGSYVYGRERLGPWSGYLAGWGFVIGKTASAAAMAMTFAAYAAPPGWERPVAIAAVVVLAVVNYHGVTRTAGLTRLLVLTVLAALAIGVAACWGGSAPSTANIPGDGLLAHGWYGILQSAGLLFFAFAGYARIATMGEEVRNPRRAIPRAIGIALGIAVVLYAIIAVTLLATLGPDGVAGTPTPLAAAVGAGTFSWAVPVVRVGAAVASLGALLALIAGLARTTLAMARHHDLPHWLAAVHPRYRVPHRAEVTLAVVICVIVAVADLRGAIGFSSFGVLIYYLVANIAAFTQPAEDRRYPKALQVFGALACVILVATLPPLSAGLGVLMFAAGIILRVVRLKR; this is encoded by the coding sequence ATGAGCAACCCCCCGGCCCTGGCCCGTCGGCTGGGTACCTTTGACGCGGTCGTGATCGGATTGGGCTCCATGATCGGCGCCGGCGTATTCGCGGCCTTCACTCCGGCCGCTGCCGCCGCAGGATCAGGACTGCTGGTTGGACTCGTCGTCGCGGCTGCCGTGGCGTTCTGCAACGCGACGTCCTCCGCCCAGCTCGCCGCCGCATACCCGACGTCGGGCGGAAGCTACGTTTACGGTCGTGAACGGCTGGGACCGTGGTCCGGATACCTGGCCGGTTGGGGATTCGTCATCGGCAAGACCGCCAGCGCGGCGGCCATGGCCATGACATTCGCCGCCTATGCCGCCCCTCCGGGATGGGAACGCCCCGTGGCCATCGCCGCCGTCGTCGTCCTCGCCGTCGTGAACTATCACGGGGTGACCCGCACGGCTGGCCTCACACGCCTTCTGGTTCTCACAGTGCTGGCGGCCCTCGCCATTGGCGTCGCAGCCTGCTGGGGCGGTTCTGCTCCCTCCACGGCCAACATTCCCGGGGATGGACTGCTTGCACACGGCTGGTACGGGATCCTCCAATCCGCCGGGTTGTTGTTCTTCGCGTTCGCCGGCTATGCGAGGATCGCGACCATGGGAGAGGAAGTCCGCAACCCGCGGCGCGCCATTCCGCGTGCCATCGGGATCGCCCTTGGCATCGCCGTCGTCCTCTACGCGATCATCGCGGTGACCCTTCTCGCCACTCTCGGTCCGGACGGCGTGGCCGGCACCCCGACGCCGCTCGCTGCCGCGGTCGGAGCCGGGACTTTCTCCTGGGCCGTTCCGGTGGTCCGCGTGGGAGCCGCCGTCGCTTCCCTCGGTGCCCTGCTGGCCCTCATCGCCGGTTTGGCTCGGACCACCCTGGCAATGGCCAGGCACCACGACCTGCCGCACTGGCTCGCCGCCGTCCACCCCCGGTATCGTGTCCCGCACCGGGCCGAAGTCACCCTCGCCGTCGTGATCTGCGTAATCGTCGCGGTCGCCGACTTGCGCGGCGCGATCGGCTTCTCCTCGTTCGGCGTGCTCATCTACTATTTGGTCGCCAATATTGCGGCGTTCACCCAGCCGGCCGAAGACCGCCGATACCCCAAAGCGCTCCAAGTGTTCGGAGCACTGGCTTGCGTGATCCTCGTGGCCACGCTTCCGCCGCTATCGGCGGGCTTGGGCGTGCTGATGTTCGCAGCGGGCATCATCCTGCGCGTCGTCAGGCTCAAGCGATAG
- a CDS encoding DeoR/GlpR family DNA-binding transcription regulator, translated as MLAAERLEYLLTRLAADGKVIAKDIARELGLSEDSVRRDLRELAAAGLCQRVYGGALPVSPAIADYATRVTVEPESKGRIAVLAASMVQPGSAVILDGGTSTLAVVRALPAELDCTVITHSPTIASALVDHPLIEVFLLGGRLFKHSAVTCGAAAVEATQAISAELFFLGVTGVHPDHGLTTADADEAAMKRALAARAADTYVLASTEKIGAASRYSVLPFASVTGIITDAPAEDPTMRELSRLGVALLGAG; from the coding sequence ATGCTTGCTGCCGAACGACTCGAATACCTCCTCACGCGCCTTGCCGCCGACGGCAAGGTGATCGCCAAAGACATCGCCCGCGAACTTGGTTTGTCCGAAGACAGCGTGCGCCGCGATCTGCGGGAGCTTGCCGCGGCCGGGCTGTGCCAGCGTGTGTATGGCGGTGCGCTGCCGGTTTCTCCTGCCATCGCCGACTACGCCACCCGCGTTACGGTTGAGCCGGAGAGCAAGGGACGTATTGCTGTCCTCGCCGCTTCGATGGTCCAGCCGGGTTCCGCCGTGATCCTCGACGGCGGCACCAGCACCCTCGCGGTGGTTCGCGCGCTGCCCGCGGAGCTTGACTGCACGGTGATTACCCACAGCCCGACCATCGCCTCGGCGCTTGTCGACCACCCCCTCATTGAGGTGTTCCTCCTCGGTGGTCGCTTGTTCAAACACTCTGCCGTGACGTGCGGTGCTGCCGCCGTCGAGGCGACCCAAGCCATATCCGCCGAGCTCTTCTTCCTGGGTGTCACCGGAGTCCATCCCGACCACGGGCTGACAACCGCCGACGCAGACGAAGCCGCCATGAAACGCGCTCTCGCCGCCCGTGCGGCAGATACTTACGTCCTCGCGAGCACCGAGAAGATCGGGGCCGCTTCGCGCTACTCGGTATTGCCCTTTGCCAGCGTCACCGGCATCATCACCGATGCGCCAGCCGAAGATCCGACCATGAGGGAGCTCTCGCGCCTCGGCGTCGCCCTTCTTGGCGCTGGCTGA
- the trxB gene encoding thioredoxin-disulfide reductase, whose amino-acid sequence MSKEQLIIVGSGPAGYTAAIYAARAGLSPLVLAGSVTAGGALMNTTEVENFPGFPAGIQGPELMDGLQEQAERFGAKIAFDDVTEVQLRGHLKRVVTGSGDTHEAPAVILATGSAYKELGLPEEKSLSGHGVSWCATCDGFFFREQEIIVVGGGDSAMEEAMFLTRFAKTVTVVVRREELRASRIMAQRAKDNPKIRFAWNSAITAIHGDTKVAGVTLADTRSGESREHAATGIFVAIGHVPRTDLVAGQVELDAEGYIKVDSPTTVTNLSGVFACGDAVDHRYRQAITAAGTGCAAALDAERYLAALDDADSIATALVEEPTHA is encoded by the coding sequence ATGAGCAAAGAACAGCTGATCATCGTCGGATCCGGCCCAGCCGGCTACACCGCGGCAATCTATGCCGCCCGGGCGGGCCTGAGCCCCCTCGTCCTTGCCGGATCGGTCACCGCCGGCGGCGCGTTGATGAACACCACGGAAGTGGAAAACTTCCCCGGCTTCCCCGCGGGAATCCAGGGTCCGGAACTCATGGATGGCCTGCAGGAGCAGGCCGAGCGCTTCGGCGCCAAGATAGCGTTCGACGACGTCACTGAAGTCCAGCTGCGTGGCCACCTCAAGCGCGTGGTCACCGGCTCGGGCGACACCCACGAGGCACCGGCCGTCATCCTTGCGACCGGCTCCGCCTACAAGGAACTCGGTTTGCCCGAAGAGAAGAGCCTGAGCGGACACGGCGTTTCGTGGTGCGCCACGTGCGACGGCTTCTTCTTCCGCGAACAGGAAATCATCGTCGTGGGTGGTGGAGATTCCGCCATGGAAGAAGCGATGTTCCTGACCCGGTTCGCGAAGACCGTGACCGTCGTCGTCCGCAGGGAAGAGCTCCGCGCCTCCCGGATCATGGCCCAGCGGGCCAAGGACAATCCGAAAATCCGCTTCGCATGGAACTCGGCCATCACCGCAATCCACGGCGACACCAAAGTCGCCGGGGTAACCCTGGCCGACACACGTTCCGGTGAATCGCGCGAACATGCGGCTACGGGCATATTCGTGGCCATTGGACATGTCCCTCGGACGGACCTTGTTGCGGGACAAGTGGAGCTCGACGCCGAGGGTTACATCAAGGTCGACTCCCCCACCACCGTTACCAATCTCTCGGGAGTGTTCGCTTGCGGTGACGCCGTGGACCACCGCTACCGCCAAGCCATTACGGCCGCCGGCACGGGTTGCGCCGCGGCCCTGGATGCCGAACGGTACCTCGCCGCGCTCGACGACGCGGACAGCATCGCCACCGCGCTGGTGGAAGAACCAACCCATGCCTGA
- a CDS encoding TMEM175 family protein — protein sequence MNKNRLEAFSDGVLAIVITIMVLELRVPAEPSWHALLSVFPTFLSYLLSFVYVGIYWNNHHHMIHLADRVNGGILWANLHLLFWISLFPFSTRWMDESGFAEVPVLAYGFNLLCAAIAYFVLQQSLIRHQGRQGALAQAIGRDWKGKTSPLIYLAGLGLCVLHPLLGVAAYTVVALIWLVPDRRVEHFVIRAHQDRLE from the coding sequence ATGAACAAGAACCGGCTCGAGGCATTCAGTGACGGCGTCCTCGCCATTGTCATCACCATCATGGTGCTTGAGCTGCGAGTGCCCGCGGAACCGAGCTGGCATGCCTTGCTCAGCGTCTTTCCCACGTTCCTCAGCTACTTGCTCAGCTTCGTCTACGTGGGAATCTACTGGAACAACCACCACCACATGATCCATCTGGCGGATCGAGTCAACGGCGGAATACTGTGGGCGAACCTGCACCTGTTGTTCTGGATATCCCTCTTCCCGTTCAGCACGCGCTGGATGGATGAGTCGGGCTTCGCCGAGGTCCCTGTGCTGGCTTACGGCTTCAACCTGCTCTGCGCCGCCATTGCCTACTTCGTCCTGCAACAGTCCTTGATCCGGCACCAGGGGCGGCAGGGTGCGCTTGCCCAGGCGATTGGCCGAGACTGGAAGGGGAAGACGTCGCCGCTCATCTATCTGGCCGGTCTTGGCCTCTGCGTTCTGCATCCCTTACTCGGCGTCGCCGCCTACACCGTCGTGGCATTGATCTGGCTGGTTCCGGACCGCCGCGTTGAACACTTCGTCATCCGCGCACACCAGGACCGACTGGAGTAG
- a CDS encoding NAD(P)-dependent alcohol dehydrogenase encodes MLTVNAYAAPSASEALVPTTIERRDVGAHDVLIEIKYAGICHSDIHTVRGDWGPQSYPLAPGHEIAGIVTEIGSEVSRHKVGDRVGVGCMVNSCGECGNCRKGEEQYCLKGMTGTYGAVDRDGTITQGGYSTHVVVTEDFVVRIPDGIELDAAAPLLCAGITTYSPLRHWSAGPGKKVAVVGLGGLGHMAVKLAHAMGAEVTVLSQSLKKMEDGLRLGADRYFATSDPATFEELAGTFDLIINTVSAPIDISSYLQLLTLDGALVNVGAPAEPLPVNVFSLITGRRSFAGSAIGGIRETQEMLDFCAEHGLGAEIEVIPADKINDAYERVLASDVRYRFVIDASTLG; translated from the coding sequence ATGCTGACCGTAAATGCTTACGCCGCCCCGTCCGCGAGCGAGGCCCTCGTCCCGACCACGATTGAGCGCCGCGACGTCGGTGCACACGACGTGCTGATCGAGATCAAGTACGCAGGCATCTGCCATTCAGACATCCACACCGTCCGCGGGGACTGGGGACCACAGTCCTACCCGCTCGCCCCCGGCCACGAAATCGCCGGAATTGTCACCGAAATCGGCTCCGAAGTGAGCCGCCACAAGGTCGGCGACCGCGTCGGCGTCGGCTGCATGGTCAACTCCTGCGGCGAATGCGGGAACTGCCGCAAGGGCGAGGAGCAGTACTGCCTGAAAGGCATGACGGGGACCTACGGCGCCGTTGACCGCGACGGGACCATCACCCAGGGCGGCTACTCCACCCACGTCGTCGTGACCGAGGACTTCGTGGTGCGGATCCCCGATGGAATAGAGCTCGACGCCGCTGCTCCCCTGCTGTGCGCAGGCATCACCACCTATTCGCCGCTCCGGCATTGGAGTGCCGGCCCGGGCAAGAAGGTTGCAGTCGTAGGACTCGGCGGGCTTGGCCATATGGCCGTCAAGCTCGCTCACGCGATGGGCGCCGAAGTCACCGTGTTGTCCCAATCGCTGAAGAAGATGGAAGACGGCCTGCGGCTGGGCGCGGACCGGTACTTCGCCACGAGCGACCCCGCCACCTTCGAAGAGCTTGCGGGAACCTTCGACTTGATCATCAACACCGTCAGCGCCCCGATCGACATCAGCTCCTACCTCCAGTTACTGACCCTCGACGGCGCGCTGGTGAACGTCGGCGCACCGGCGGAACCACTCCCGGTCAATGTGTTCTCGCTCATCACGGGACGGCGCTCCTTCGCCGGATCCGCAATCGGCGGCATACGGGAGACCCAGGAAATGCTCGACTTCTGCGCCGAACATGGACTCGGCGCCGAGATCGAGGTTATCCCGGCCGACAAGATCAACGACGCCTACGAACGGGTCCTCGCCTCGGATGTGCGGTACCGCTTCGTCATTGACGCGTCGACACTGGGCTAG
- a CDS encoding NUDIX domain-containing protein: MTLRNDAPPTTMRPGIDVPDHRGRTGLDQTGRGLDRNPAVVVRDVEVTSDGWHVLRRTTFDYRRRDGRWVTEQRESYDRGNGATILLYDAGRGTVLLTRQFRFPAYVNDHPDGMLIEAAAGLLDDDDPETAIRREASEELGVDVGALRHVFDAYMSPGSVTERLHFYVAPYTPADQAGPGGGVAAEGEDIETIEIAFADALAMIGDGRIVDGKSIMLLQWAALNSLYHVP, translated from the coding sequence ATGACTCTGAGAAACGATGCGCCTCCCACGACGATGCGTCCTGGAATTGATGTACCCGATCACCGCGGCCGCACCGGTCTCGACCAGACCGGCCGAGGCCTTGACCGCAATCCCGCCGTGGTTGTGCGCGACGTCGAAGTGACCTCGGACGGATGGCACGTGCTGCGCCGCACCACCTTCGACTACCGCCGCAGGGATGGCCGATGGGTCACGGAGCAACGGGAAAGTTACGATCGAGGGAACGGCGCGACGATTCTGTTGTACGACGCCGGCCGGGGCACGGTTCTACTCACCCGGCAGTTCCGCTTCCCGGCCTATGTCAACGATCATCCGGACGGGATGCTGATCGAGGCTGCTGCCGGATTGCTGGACGACGACGATCCCGAAACGGCTATCCGTCGCGAGGCAAGCGAGGAGCTCGGCGTCGACGTCGGAGCGCTGCGGCACGTCTTCGACGCATACATGAGCCCTGGATCGGTTACCGAACGGCTGCACTTCTACGTCGCGCCCTACACCCCGGCGGACCAGGCAGGACCCGGCGGCGGAGTAGCCGCTGAGGGCGAGGACATCGAAACCATCGAGATTGCCTTCGCCGATGCTCTCGCCATGATCGGCGACGGCCGCATCGTGGACGGAAAGTCGATCATGCTCCTCCAATGGGCAGCCCTCAACAGCCTCTACCACGTGCCATGA
- a CDS encoding Nramp family divalent metal transporter, whose translation MAATIVERPASKTRWRSRLLLLGPAFVAAIAYVDPGNVAANLTAGANYGYLLVWVLVAANIMAVLVQYQSAKLGLATGHSLPELLGKRLGTHRRRLFWVQAEVVAGATDMAEVIGGAVALNLLFGLPLLMGGIIIGVASMLLLALQSSRGQKSFEYAIMMLLAVIAVGFVSGLFVNPPETGGVLAGLVPRFEGTDTVLLAASMLGATVMPHAIYLHSALARDRHGFSEDPAVRTRLIKTTRVDVVAALMLAGVVNIAMLLLAASSLRGVEGTDTIAGAHAAVTSALGPIIGVAFAVGLLASGLASTSVGCYAGATVMGGLLKIRVPLLLRRVITLVPALVILGAGIEPTLALVLSQVLLSFGIPFALIPLIRLTGKREVMGIHTDSTALKIAGWTSAALIVGLNCVLIVLTVTGKS comes from the coding sequence ATGGCTGCCACGATTGTTGAGCGACCGGCGAGCAAGACCCGGTGGAGGTCCCGGCTGCTCTTGTTGGGTCCGGCTTTCGTGGCTGCGATCGCATACGTGGACCCGGGAAACGTCGCGGCAAACCTCACTGCCGGAGCGAACTACGGCTACCTGCTCGTGTGGGTCCTGGTAGCGGCAAACATCATGGCGGTCCTGGTGCAGTACCAGTCGGCGAAGCTCGGCTTGGCCACCGGCCACAGCCTTCCGGAGCTCCTGGGCAAACGCTTGGGAACCCACCGCCGCAGACTGTTCTGGGTCCAGGCAGAGGTGGTTGCCGGGGCTACCGACATGGCCGAGGTCATCGGCGGGGCGGTAGCCCTCAACCTTCTCTTCGGACTGCCGCTCCTCATGGGCGGAATCATCATCGGCGTGGCGTCAATGTTGCTCCTGGCGCTCCAGTCGTCACGGGGCCAGAAGTCCTTTGAGTACGCCATCATGATGCTCCTCGCCGTCATCGCCGTCGGATTCGTTTCGGGGCTCTTCGTCAATCCCCCCGAGACCGGTGGCGTATTGGCTGGTTTGGTGCCGCGGTTCGAAGGCACTGACACTGTCCTCCTCGCTGCGAGCATGCTCGGTGCCACTGTCATGCCGCATGCCATCTACCTGCATTCGGCCCTGGCCCGTGACCGGCATGGTTTCTCGGAAGATCCCGCTGTACGGACAAGGCTCATCAAGACCACCCGCGTGGACGTCGTGGCCGCCTTGATGCTGGCCGGAGTCGTGAACATCGCCATGCTCCTTTTGGCCGCGTCCAGCCTGCGGGGAGTCGAAGGAACCGACACCATCGCCGGGGCCCATGCCGCCGTTACATCGGCCCTTGGTCCGATTATCGGAGTGGCTTTCGCCGTCGGCTTGCTTGCCTCGGGCCTCGCTTCAACGTCCGTCGGATGCTACGCCGGGGCAACGGTCATGGGCGGACTCCTCAAAATACGGGTGCCCTTGCTGCTCCGCCGGGTGATCACGCTGGTCCCGGCGTTGGTCATTCTGGGCGCGGGCATAGAACCTACCCTGGCGCTCGTGCTGAGCCAAGTCCTGCTGAGCTTCGGCATTCCTTTCGCCTTGATTCCGCTGATCCGGCTCACCGGCAAGCGCGAGGTCATGGGCATCCACACGGATTCCACGGCACTGAAGATTGCCGGGTGGACCAGCGCAGCACTCATCGTTGGCCTCAACTGCGTCCTCATCGTCCTGACGGTCACGGGGAAGTCCTAG